The stretch of DNA GCAATCCGTGCAGACGACCGGCACGCGCAATAATGAACCGTCGCTGCAGATCGACCTCAAAGGCCCGCTGGTTACCGACGAACTGATTGGCCGGGTTACCGATCTGCGCAACGTCTATGTATGCAACATCAGCGGTCCGAATCTTACGGACGCGGGCGTCGTCCGACTTAAGGACCTCGAAGGAGTCGAGTCGATTCGCATCGGGGGCGAACAATTGACCGACGCTTGTCTGCCGTCGTTAGTGGCTTGCCCGAATCTGAAGCTGCTGGGGCTGAACGCCCCGCAAATTACGGATGCGGGACTGGCGGCGCTCGTCTCGCTACCGAAGGTCACGACGCTGCAACTATTTTTGCCCGCAATCAACGATGCCGGTTTGATTCATCTGGCCAACATGCCGAACCTCGAATACTTGTCGTTAAGCACCAAGCAGTTCACCGACGAAGGTGTTCGCAACCTGGCACGATCGAAATCGCTGGAACAGATCGACCTGTGGAGCCTGGAACTTACGGATCAGTCGCTCGCGGCGGTTGCGTGGATGGAGAAGTTGCAGTCTGTGCAGTTTTTCAGCAAGAAGCTGACGGACGACGGGTTGCTCGCCCTGCGATCGGCGCAGAATTTGGAATCAGTGTTCCTCTACAGCCCGTTGATCACCGATGCCGGCATGGCGGTGTTCGCTGACCTGCCCCACCTGCAGCGCGTTGTGTTGCACGACGCACCAATCACAGACGAGGGGCTGTTAGCTTTGCAAACGTGTAGCGAATTGACGAGCCTTCACTTGAACAACTGCCGCGTGGCCGGTCCGGGCCTGCGCTACCTGGCCGATTGCCAAAAACTCGAGCACCTCGATCTGACGGGGCACGTGCTCAACGACTCGTTGTTCGATTACCTCAGGTTGTTTCCGAAGTTGCGAAATCTGACCGTGGGCGGAGTCGCAGACATGACGCCCGACGAAGGATTGACCGACGAGGGGCTGAAGAAGATCGTCACAGCGAAGGGGCTCGGGTATCTGTACTTCGATTACACGCGCTTCACCGACGACGGCCTCGCGCCGCTTCTGCAGTTGCCGAAGCTGGCGGACGTCTTCGTGCGTTATTCGCCGGGCGTGACCGGCGCCGGTATCGCCAAGTTGAAGCAGGCGATTCCACGCCTACAGGCCGGGCAGTACTCGCATTGATCCGGAATCGCCTTGATTAGGGGCGTTGAACACACGGCCCTGGGGGCGGCGCCGCCCGCTTATTTCAACAGCGGCGTTACGGGGCCGGCGTTGGCCTTCATGCCGCCCGGCATCCGGCTTGCCGTGGGGCCGTTGTGCGAGGTGCGCGGGACGTTGGCGTCGACTTCCTGCTCGGCGCTTGCACGTTGGAACATCGCACGCTCGTCTTGTTTGCCGGACTGCGTGGTGCCGGCCAGGTAATTGTCGATCGTGGCGGCGTCCTGAATCTTGGCGAATTCGTCGGCCATGGCGACGCGCATCTTCTTATCGCGGACGTCGTCGGCGATCTGATTGCGAACCTCTTCGTATTTCACGCTGATCGGCTTGGTGCGGCCCTCGCAGAAGAGGATCACGAACTTTTCGCCGAACTGCACGATGCCGGACAGTTCGCCGGCCCGTAGTTGAAATGCTTCCTGCTCGAGCAGCGGACGGCCGCTGAATCGCTGGATCGGCGGGACTTCGCCTTCCAGGGCGTTGCTGCCGACCTCGATCGAATATTGCGCGGCGAGTTTGCCGAACTGCTTGGCGGCCTCGTCGATCACGGCGCGCACTTCGGGCGAAGGCTCGGACCAGACTCCGCCGGCCGTCCGTTCGGCCGGACGTTTGGCCAGCTTCTCGATCGACGGGATCTTGCGCGCCAGCTCCCACACTTCCTGGGCGCGGCGCTGATGGTTCAAGACGATGGCACGCACGCGGACGCGCGGGCCGTAGTTGGCGTCGAACCCTTTGTGCAAATCTTCTTCCGCGATTTGCACCTTGTCACCGGCCAGCTTCTTTAGCGCTACCTCGGGCCAAATGACCTCGTGCAGGTACACGTCCCAGGCCATCGATTGTTCTTCCATCACGTACTTCTTCCACGCCTCGACGTCAGGTGAACCATCAGGACGCGGCTTCACGCCGATCGACGCCGAGCGCAAGATCTCGGCATCCATTTCCGGCGGTGTAACCTGGATCTTCCTCTTCTGGCAGGCCTGCTCGACCAGCCGGTGATTGATCAGTCCCTTCAGACTGTCCTTGCCGTGCCGCTCGATGCATTCTTCGGCCAGCTCCTGCATCATGATCGGGTTTCCGTTGACGGTGGCGGCAACGCCCGGGTTCTTCGCACGCTTCTCAGGATTGTTGAAGATATTCTCGACGACGGTTTGCTTCTGCAATTCTTCGAACACGTCCTTGGCAGCCAGGCGCAGCTTCTTGTCGCGGATCGCTTCGGTCAGCAGCTTTTGCACCTGGTCCATCGGCACCGGGCGGGCCGCCACCAGGGCTTCGCACTTCATGAAGATAAACTGGTTTTGCACCTGGAAGATTTCCGAGATTTCACCTTCCTTCATGCCGAAGGCGACCTTCTCGATCGTCACGTCTCCCATGTGCTTGCGTACCGGCTGGATCATTCCCTTGGCGCTTGCGCTACCGGCGTCTTCGGATTCTTCCTTGGCGATGTTGCCGAATTCTTCGGGATTCTTCATCACTTCGGCGCGCAGGCCCTGGGCCTTCTTCGGATCGGCAGTCGTGATCACGCGGACCTGCACGGCTGGGCCGAACTGCGTCTCGTAAGCTTGTTGCAGATCTTCGGGCGTGACTTGC from Pirellulales bacterium encodes:
- a CDS encoding peptidylprolyl isomerase; this encodes MSGMEAGAPQLYARRTWKNRLALVAGTLSIVGTAIAVRALWGPAPAGAQFPLTAKAPSKSSSTAKAAPPVEQKMRIMAVVNNQQITRDDLGRECMLHHGKDVLESLVNKYLIAEHCKMRNIVITTKEVDAEIDRMADRFGMPTQQWLSMLKDERGITTAQYAKDIVWPTLALRKLADSRLQVTPEDLQQAYETQFGPAVQVRVITTADPKKAQGLRAEVMKNPEEFGNIAKEESEDAGSASAKGMIQPVRKHMGDVTIEKVAFGMKEGEISEIFQVQNQFIFMKCEALVAARPVPMDQVQKLLTEAIRDKKLRLAAKDVFEELQKQTVVENIFNNPEKRAKNPGVAATVNGNPIMMQELAEECIERHGKDSLKGLINHRLVEQACQKRKIQVTPPEMDAEILRSASIGVKPRPDGSPDVEAWKKYVMEEQSMAWDVYLHEVIWPEVALKKLAGDKVQIAEEDLHKGFDANYGPRVRVRAIVLNHQRRAQEVWELARKIPSIEKLAKRPAERTAGGVWSEPSPEVRAVIDEAAKQFGKLAAQYSIEVGSNALEGEVPPIQRFSGRPLLEQEAFQLRAGELSGIVQFGEKFVILFCEGRTKPISVKYEEVRNQIADDVRDKKMRVAMADEFAKIQDAATIDNYLAGTTQSGKQDERAMFQRASAEQEVDANVPRTSHNGPTASRMPGGMKANAGPVTPLLK